The Streptomyces collinus DNA segment CACCAAACTCACTCGATCGTGTGAGTTTCATATGAGATTCGTTGAGGGGGGACGGTACCGCATGGCGCAAGTGGAGGAAGTGCCCGGAGGGAGATTGGGCGGTTAGGTTGCAGTCATGAGCGAGGATGTGCGATTGGTCGCCTGGGTGCGTGGACGCGTCCAAGGTGTGGGTTTCCGCTGGTTCACGCGGGCCAAGGCTCTGGAGATCGGCGGCCTGAGTGGCTTTGCTCTCAATTTGGGCGACGGGAGGGTCCAGGTGGTCGCCGAGGGCGGGCGCGAGGGCTGCGAGGGGCTCCTGGAGTGGCTCCAGAGTGACGACACGCCCGGCCGCGTGGACGGCGTCACCGAGATCTGGGACACACCGCGCGGGGGCTACGACGGCTTCGCCATCCGCTGAGCACGCCCGCCGGGCGGCCCCAGGGGTCGCCCGCGGACCCCTCGCGGGCGACCGCCCAGGACGGAAAGTCGCTGGTGATTGCCGAGAACCGCTTGCCTCGGCACGCTCCACCCGCGAAGATGATCGCCACGCCCCCAGGGCCCCGCAGAAGCCGCAGTACGGCCGTTCCAGGCCGCGCGTGCCCGGGCCGCCCCCAATACGGGGCGTGATCGTGTTGACCGTCAAACTTTTTGGTGAGACGCTGAAAGCCCCGCGCACCTTAGCTGTTTGGCATGGCTGAACGGCAGCACAACTCCAGGCCCTGCCAAGACCGCGGGTGCGAATCCCTCACGACCCACACCGCAGCGGTCGGTCACGCATTGTGGAGGACCATCCATCATGGCAAAGGCGCTTCTCGGTTACGTCGGCGGCTCCGACCCTCGACTCCTCGCCGAGATGCGACGGCTCCAGCAGCGCGTCCAGGACCTGGAATCCGAGCTCGGACGAATCCAGGCGGAGAACGAAGCGCTGACGGCTGCCGCTTCTCACGACAGGATCATGGAGAGCGTTGACGCACACCAGGCGGAGCCTGCGCTCACCTGATCACTGCACCGCTCCACAACAGCACAGCAGTGGTTGGGCCGCCCGTCACAACCGCCTAGTTGTCTGAAGTGCAAGGGACGCCCTGTCGGCGTCCCTTCTTTCTTGCCTTGCTTGCCCCCGCATCCTTTCACCGTCTTTAACGTCTGATGTGCCCTGCGCGTTCAGCGGCGAAACCGTGGGTTCATGGAGTGAGACCGACCCGGGCGGTAGAGTCCGGCGGCGTGCACCTCAAGGCCCTGACCCTCCGCGGGTTCAAGTCGTTCGCCTCCGCGACCACCCTCCGGTTCGAGCCGGGGATCACGTGCGTCGTCGGACCGAACGGCTCGGGCAAGTCCAACGTCGTCGACGCGCTCAGCTGGGTCATGGGCGAGCAGGGTGCCAAGTCGCTGCGCGGCGGCAAGATGGAGGACGTCATCTTCGCCGGTACCACCGGCCGCCCCCCGCTGGGCCGCGCTGAGGTGTCCCTGACCATCGACAACTCCGACGGGGCCCTGCCCATCGAGTACGCCGAGGTCACCATCACGCGGATCATGTTCCGCAACGGCGGCAGCGAGTACCAGATCAACGGCGACACCTGCCGCCTCCTCGACATCCAGGAGCTCCTCTCCGACTCCGGCATCGGCCGCGAGATGCACGTGATCGTCGGGCAGGGCCAGCTCGACTCCGTACTGCACGCCGATCCCATGGGCCGACGCGCCTTCATCGAGGAGGCCGCCGGCGTCCTCAAGCACCGCAAGCGCAAGGAGAAGGCGCTGCGCAAGCTGGACGCGATGCAGGCAAACCTCGCGCGCGTGCAGGACCTCACCGACGAGCTCCGACGGCAGCTGAAGCCCCTGGGCCGCCAGGCCGCCGTCGCCCGCCGGGCCGCCGTCATCCAGGCCGACCTGCGCGACGCCCGCCTGCGCCTCCTGGCCGACGACCTCGTACGGCTCCGGGAGGCCCTCAAGGCCGAGGTCGCCGACGAGGCCGCGCTGAAGGAGCGGAAGGAGTCCGCAGAACAGGAACTGCGCAAGGCGCTCCAGCGCGAGGCCCTCCTGGAGGACGAGGTACGGCAGCTCACCCCGCGGCTCCAGCGCGCCCAGCAGACCTGGTACGAGCTCTCCCAGCTCGCCGAACGCGTACGGGGCACGATCTCGCTGGCCGACGCCCGCGTGAAGAGCGCCACCTCCGCGCCCCCCGAGGAGCGGCGCGGTCGCGACCCCGAGGACATGGAGCGCGAGGCCGCCCGCATCCGCGAGCAGGAGGCCGAGCTGGAAGCGGCCCTGGAGGCGGCCGAACGGGCCCTGGAGGACACGGTCGCCCACCGCGCCGAGCTGGAACGCGCGCTCATTCAGGAGGAACGGCGCCTGAAGGACGCCGCCCGGGCCATCGCCGACCGGCGCGAGGGACTGGCCAGGCTCAGCGGCCAGGTCAACGCCGCCCGCTCCCGAGCCGCCTCCGCCCAGGCCGAGATCGAACGCCTGGCCGCCGCCCGTGACGAGGCGCAGGAACGTGCCGTGGCCGCCCAGGAGGAGTACGAGGCCCTCAAGGCCGAGGTCGACGGCCTCGACGCCGGTGACGCGGAACTCGCCGAGCAGCACGAGGCGGCCAAGCAGCAGCTGGCCGAGGCCGAGGCCGCCCTCACGGCAGCCCGCGAGGCGGCCACGGCGGCGGAACGCAGGCGCGCCGCGACCCAGGCCCGCCACGAGGCCCTCGCCCTCGGCCTGCGCCGCAAGGACGGCACCGGGATACTGCTCGCGGCCAAGGACCGCCTCTCCGGCCTGCTGGGTCCGGCGGCGGAGCTGCTGACGGTGACCCCGGGCCACGAGGTCGCCGTCGCCGCGGCCTTCGGAGCGGCAGCCGACGCGATCGCGGTCACGACCCCGGCCGCCGCGGCGGACGCGATCAGACTCCTCCGCAAACAGGACGGAGGCAGGGCGACACTGCTCCTGGCCGGAGATGACGCCCTCAGGGGCGCGGGACCGTGTCGGACATGCGGCTGCCGCAGCGTGGGCGCGACGAGCCACGACACACCCGCGGACGTACGGCTCACCCATGCCGCCGACCTGGTCCGCGGTCCCTCCGACCTGATGCCGGCGGTCCGCCGGCTGCTCCACGGCATCGTCGTCGTCGACACCCTCGAAGACGCCGAAGACCTCGTCTACGCCCACCCCCAACTCACCGCCGTCAGCGCCGAAGGCGACCTCCTCGGCGCCCACTTCGCCCACGGCGGCTCCGCCGGCGCCCCCAGCCTCCTCGAAGTACAGGCCTCCGTCGACGAGGCGGCAGCCGAGCTGGAAGAGCTCGCCGTCCGCTGCGAGGAGCTCACCGAGGCCCAGGACGCGGCCGTCGGACGACGAAGGGACGCCGCCCGGCTGGTCGAGGAACTGGGGGAGCGGCGCCGGGCCGCCGACCGGGAGAAGTCGGCCGTCGCCCAGCAGCTCGGGCGGCTCGCGGGCCAGGCGCGCGGTGCCACCGGCGAGGCGGAACGTGCCACCGCCGCCGCGGCCCGTGCCCAGGACGCCCTCGACAACGCGCTCCAGGAGGTCGAGGAACTCGCCGAGCGGCTCGCCGTCGCCGAGGAGATGCCGATCGAGGAGGAGCCCGACACCTCCGTCCGGGACCGGCTCGCCGCCGACGGCGCCAACGCACGCCAGACCGAGATGGAGGCCCGGCTTCAGGCCCGTACGCACGAGGAACGCGTCAAGGGCCTGGCCGGACGGGCCGACTCGCTGGACCGGGCCGCCCGCGCGGAACGCGAGGCACGTGCGCGTGCCGAGCAGCGACGGGCCCGGCTCCGGCACGAGGCGGCCGTCGCCCAGGCCGTCGGCGCGGGTGCGAGGCAGCTGCTCGCGCACGTCGAGGTCTCCCTGGCCCGCGCCGACGAGGAGCGCGCCGCCGCCGAGGCCGCCAAGGCCCTGCGTGAGCAGGAACTCGCCCGCGCCCGCACCGAGGGGCGTGATCTCAAGGCGGAACTCGACAAGTTGACGGATTCGGTCCACCGAGGCGAGGTACTCGGCGCCGAGAAGCGGCTGCGCATCGAGCAGTTGGAGACCAAGGCGCTGGAGGAGCTGGGTGTCGAACCGGCCGGACTGGTGGCGGAGTACGGACCGCACCAGCTCGTGCCGCCCTCGCCCCCCGCCGAGGGCGAGGAGCTGCCGGAGGACCCGGAGCACCCGCGCAACCGGCCGAGGCCCTTCGCCCGGGCCGAGCAGGAGAAGCGCCTGAAGTCGGCCGAGCGTGCCTACCAGCAGCTCGGCAAGGTGAATCCGCTCGCCCTGGAGGAGTTCGCGGCGCTGGAGGAACGCCACCAGTTCCTCAGTGAGCAGCTGGAAGACCTGAAGAAGACGCGGGCGGACCTCCTGCAGGTGGTGAAGGAGGTCGACGAGCGCGTCGAGCAGGTCTTCACCGAGGCCTTCCGGGACACGGCCCGGGAGTTCGAGGGCGTCTTCTCCCGCCTGTTCCCGGGT contains these protein-coding regions:
- a CDS encoding acylphosphatase produces the protein MSEDVRLVAWVRGRVQGVGFRWFTRAKALEIGGLSGFALNLGDGRVQVVAEGGREGCEGLLEWLQSDDTPGRVDGVTEIWDTPRGGYDGFAIR
- the smc gene encoding chromosome segregation protein SMC, producing the protein MHLKALTLRGFKSFASATTLRFEPGITCVVGPNGSGKSNVVDALSWVMGEQGAKSLRGGKMEDVIFAGTTGRPPLGRAEVSLTIDNSDGALPIEYAEVTITRIMFRNGGSEYQINGDTCRLLDIQELLSDSGIGREMHVIVGQGQLDSVLHADPMGRRAFIEEAAGVLKHRKRKEKALRKLDAMQANLARVQDLTDELRRQLKPLGRQAAVARRAAVIQADLRDARLRLLADDLVRLREALKAEVADEAALKERKESAEQELRKALQREALLEDEVRQLTPRLQRAQQTWYELSQLAERVRGTISLADARVKSATSAPPEERRGRDPEDMEREAARIREQEAELEAALEAAERALEDTVAHRAELERALIQEERRLKDAARAIADRREGLARLSGQVNAARSRAASAQAEIERLAAARDEAQERAVAAQEEYEALKAEVDGLDAGDAELAEQHEAAKQQLAEAEAALTAAREAATAAERRRAATQARHEALALGLRRKDGTGILLAAKDRLSGLLGPAAELLTVTPGHEVAVAAAFGAAADAIAVTTPAAAADAIRLLRKQDGGRATLLLAGDDALRGAGPCRTCGCRSVGATSHDTPADVRLTHAADLVRGPSDLMPAVRRLLHGIVVVDTLEDAEDLVYAHPQLTAVSAEGDLLGAHFAHGGSAGAPSLLEVQASVDEAAAELEELAVRCEELTEAQDAAVGRRRDAARLVEELGERRRAADREKSAVAQQLGRLAGQARGATGEAERATAAAARAQDALDNALQEVEELAERLAVAEEMPIEEEPDTSVRDRLAADGANARQTEMEARLQARTHEERVKGLAGRADSLDRAARAEREARARAEQRRARLRHEAAVAQAVGAGARQLLAHVEVSLARADEERAAAEAAKALREQELARARTEGRDLKAELDKLTDSVHRGEVLGAEKRLRIEQLETKALEELGVEPAGLVAEYGPHQLVPPSPPAEGEELPEDPEHPRNRPRPFARAEQEKRLKSAERAYQQLGKVNPLALEEFAALEERHQFLSEQLEDLKKTRADLLQVVKEVDERVEQVFTEAFRDTAREFEGVFSRLFPGGEGRLILTDPDNMLTTGVDVEARPPGKKVKRLSLLSGGERSLTAVAMLVSIFKARPSPFYVMDEVEAALDDTNLQRLIRIMQELQEASQLIVITHQKRTMEVADALYGVSMQGDGVSKVISQRLR